The Epinephelus lanceolatus isolate andai-2023 chromosome 1, ASM4190304v1, whole genome shotgun sequence genome has a window encoding:
- the LOC117256272 gene encoding cytochrome c oxidase subunit NDUFA4, which produces MIKTMFEHAKKHPGLIPQFVFLTLGITGATFYLIRLARGPHVTLWNKKNNPEPWNKLDPTYQYKFVAINTDYKNLKKEGPDF; this is translated from the exons ATGATTAAGACTATGTTTGAACACGCGAAGAAACATCCTGGG ttAATCCCTCAATTTGTCTTCCTGACTCTGGGCATCACAGGGGCCACCTTCTATCTGATCCGTCTGGCAAGAGGACCTCATGTCAC CCTGTGGAATAAAAAGAACAACCCAGAGCCCTGGAACAAGCTTGACCCAACCTACCAGTACAAG TTTGTGGCCATCAACACAGACTACAAGAACCTGAAGAAAGAGGGCCCTGACTTCTAA